From the Candidatus Goldiibacteriota bacterium genome, the window AATTGGGGTGATGTTTTTGACTTTTGTGATGTTGATATCCTGCAGTAAAAAATCTCAGCCCGCTGAACCTGTAGAACCCACACCAACGGCAACAAACACGCCATATCACGAATTTTTAGGCGCATGCGGAAGCGAAGGAACGGCAACGGGGGAATTAACTTGTATTGAAGCTGTTGTTGTTGATAGCGACAATAATATATATGTAAGTGACGGTTGCACGGGATATGTTAGCAAATTTAATAACGGTATGGTATATCAGATGAGATGGGGAACGAGTTTAAATGGGAACGGATTACTCGATGCGCCATATTTCTTACTGTCAACTTCTTTAAATGAAATACTTATTTCTGAATCTTTTGAAAATAGAATTACGAAATTTAATAATTCAGGAACAATATTGGATTACTGGGGTGAAAGCGGAATCACTCAAGGAAAGTTTTCTGGAGCGGCCGGATTATATGAATATGGTGCAAATATCTATGTGTTGGATGCTAATAATAAAAGAATTCAAAAATTTGATTCAAATGGCAATTACATTTCGGAATTTAGCATTATTACTGTTAATGATCCTTCATATTGTACATATTGGGATATGGAAGGTGATTTATATGGCTATTTGTATGTTATAAATGATTCTGAGAAGTGCATTAAAAAATTCAGTACTGATGGTACTTTTATAAAAAAATGGGGTAATGACACATACAATGTAGGCGGCATTCCTGGGCCTAAATGTGTTGCGGTATATGGAAATTTACTATATATAAGCGATATGGCGAAGAATGCTATTGTAATTTTTGATCTTGATGGTAATTTCAAATATGAAATACGCGGTTACACAGAAGGCGGTACATATAAAACGTTATCTGACCCAAACGCCCTTGCTCTTGATTCCGCGGGAAATATTTATGTCTCTGAATCCGACACAGGCGTCCGCCGTATTGTAAAACTAAGCGGAACACCTTTGTATAATTAAAAAAGTTTAATTTATATCCTTGCGGTTAAATCGCCGGGATGTATTTGAGTTTTTGTAGGAATGCACTCCTGTGCTGTCCGGTTCTTACGGTTTAATTATTATAACACTATCATCCTTTAATTACTGTTGACTTAATCCATACCGCTAATTATAATTAATTCCAGCATATATATCACCCACAGGGAGAAATTATGAAAGAATATTTCAGGCAAAATGTTGATGAAATTCGCGATGTTCAGGAAAAAAGTTTTGAAGCCCACAAGGATACCACCCTCCCCAAAATAGCCGACGCGATGTATAACTGCCTTTCTGCAGGAAATAAGATAATGATATGCGGCAACGGCGGGTCGGCTTCTGACGCGATGCACATAGCGGCGGAATTTGTTGTGCGCCTTAAAGAAAACAGGCGTGCTTATCCTGCCATGGCATTATCAAATGACCCTGTGATTATAACCGCCTGCGGCAATGATTTGGGGTATGAAATGATTTTCGCGCGCCAGGTAGAGGCCTTTGGAAAAAAAGGCGATGTGCTTATAGCGCTTTCCACATCGGGCAATTCCCCTAATGTTATTAAAGCAATAGAAGAAGCAAAAAAGCAGGGCGTTACAGTAATTGGTGTTACAGGCGAAGGCGGCGGAAAAATGGCATCTATGTGCGACGTACTGCTGGATATAAAGTCAAAAAGCAGCGCCCGCATTCAGGAAACTTACATGACTTTTCTCCATACGCTCTGCTTCATAACCGAAAAAAGGCTTGCCGGCGAAAAAATATGAAAAACATACAAATATCATCGCTTAAAAAAATAGTCGGCAGGTTTAAGGGCAAAAAAATACTTGTAGTGGGCGACCTTATGATAGATGAATATATTTGGGGGAATGTCTCCAGAATATCTCCGGAAGCGCCTATCCCCGTGGTGGAAGTATCGCGTGAAGAATCAAAACCAGGCGGCGCGGCCAACGTAATAATTAACCTTATCGCTATGGGCGCGAAAGTATACTGCGCCGGCGTGGTGGGCGCGGATGCAAATGCCCACAAACTTGAAAAATATTTCAGGGACCATAAAGTCAATTACTCCGCACTTATTGAAGATACAAACAGGCCTACCACAATAAAGACCAGAGTCATCGCGCATAATCAGCAGGTGGTAAGGATTGATAAAGAAAAAAAGCTTGCCATCAGTTCCGCTATAAGGGAAAAGATGCTTATAAAACTTAAACCTGTTATAAAAGAGATGGACGGAATAATACTTTCTGATTACAACAAGGGAATGATGACAAAAGAAATAGTGGACGGTGTAATGAAGGCAGCTGCGGGTAAAATAGTGGCGGTTGACCCTAAACCCCAGAATATGGGTCTTTTTAAAAATACCACCCTTATCACGCCCAATAAAAAAGAAGCTGCGGGAGCCACAGGTATTGATATAGAGACGGAAAAAGATATTCTTACAGCAGGCAATAAATTAAAGAAAGAACTTAACATAAAAGCGGTGCTTATCACAAGAGGCGAAGACGGCATGTCCCTTTTTGAAGACAGCGGTATTTCTCACGTACCCACTGTTGCCCGTGAAGTGTTTGATGTGACAGGCGCCGGGGATACGGTTATATCGGTTGCCACGCTTGCGCTGTGCGCGGGCGCGGATTTTAAAGAAGCGGCGGTGCTGTCAAATGTGGCGGCAGGAATATCCGTTGCCGAAGTGGGCGTATACGCTGTCACCGCAAAAGAATTAATTAATGAACTTAAGGCTAAATGTTAATATAAACAGAAGGCAAAGCGGAATTTTTTAATATACCGTTATTGTCCGGTAACTTTAGGAGCACCATGAACAAGGTAATTTTCAGCAGAAAAAAACTTATAGAAGAAGTTAAAAAAATAAAAAAATCCGGTAAAAGAGTAGTCTTTACAAACGGATGTTATGACCTGCTTCATGTGGGGCATATCAGGCTTCTTCAAAGCGCAGGAAAAAAAGGAGATAAACTGATTGTCGCCATTAACAGTGATGCTTCTGTCAGGCGCATAAAGGGTGAAAAAAGGCCCCTGATAAATCAGAAAGAACGCGCTGAAACTCTGTCCGGCCTTGAATGTGTTGATATCGTAACTGTGTTTAATGAAGATGACCCGTTTAATATAATAAAAGATATTTTGCCGGACATACTTGTAAAAGGCGGCGACTGGCCGCTGGACAAAATAATAGGCAGTGATATAGTGATAAAAAACGGCGGCAAAGTGATGAATATAAAATATCAGGCGGGTAAATCCACCACTAACCTTGTAGGAAAAGTAGTAAGCGCGTATGGGACAAAACCGCTGTAAAATTTAAGGAGCCATATGAATATTATAGGAATAATTCCGGCAAGGCTTAAATCATCCCGCCTTCCCGAAAAGATGTTAAAAAAGATAAAAGGTAAAACCCTTATAGAATATGTTTATGAAAATGCGAAAAAAGCAAAACTGCTTAAAAAATTATACGTGGCAACAGACAGCGTAAAGATAAAAGAGGCAGTGGAGAGGTCAGGAGGGCTGGTTATTATGACTTCTTCCAAATGCAAGTCAGGCACGGAACGTATTCAGGAAGCGTTAAAAACGGTTAAGGCAAACATAAATGACATTGTTGTCAATATACAGGGGGATGAACCCCTGCTGGAGCCGAAACTTATAGATGCCGCTGTACAAGTGCTTGTCAATGACGACAGGTATGACTGTGCCACTATTGCATCGCAGATAACGGATTCTTCGCATATAAAGGATCCGTCGTGCGTTAAGGTGGTAACGGACATGGACGGCGGCGCGTTATATTTTTCGCGCGCGGTTATCCCATTTTCCAGGGACGGCAAAAAAGTGCCTGTTTTTAAACACATAGGACTTTATGCTTACAGGAAAATGGTGCTTGACCGGTGGAACAGCATGAAGAGCTGCTACGAATCAGTGGAGAAGCTGGAGCAGTTAAGAATGCTGGAAAATGGAATGAAAATAAAAGTTATTAAGGCAAAAAGCAAAAGCATAGGAATTGATACACTCAAAGATTTTATGAACTTCAAAAAAATAATAACAGGATAAAAAATATGTCAAAATATATATTTGTAACAGGAGGCGTTGTATCGTCTCTGGGCAAGGGAATAGCGGCATCTTCTATCGGCGCCCTGCTTGAAAGCAGGGGGTTAAGAATTGCAATGCAGAAATTTGACCCGTACATAAATGTGGACCCGGGCACAATGAGCCCTTTTCAGCACGGCGAAGTATATGTCCTTGATGACGGGGCGGAAACCGACCTTGACCTTGGCCATTATGAACGGTTTACCTCGGCTTCTTTTTCGGCGCTTAACAATGTGACCACGGGAAAAATTTACCAGTCGATAATTGAAAAAGAAAGAAAGGGCGATTACCTTGGCAAGACCGTGCAGGTGGTGCCGCACGTTACCAATGAAATTAAGAACAGGATAAAAATGGCCGCGCGTAAGGATATAGACGTGGTGATAGTGGAAATAGGCGGCACAGTGGGGGACATTGAAAGCCTGCCGTTTCTGGAAGCTATAAGGCAGATGCAGATTGACGAAGGCCGCGACAACGTGCTTTTTGCACACCTGACGCTTGTCCCTTATATAAGGGCTGCCGGTGAGATTAAGACAAAGCCCACCCAGCACAGCGTAAGCGCCATGAGGTCAATTGGAATACAGCCGGGAATCCTGCTGTGCAGAAGCGAAAAGAAAATATCAAAAGGCGAAAGGGATAAAATAGCCCTTTTCTGTAATGTGGAAGAAAACGCCGTGATTCAGGCGCTGGACGTAAGCACCATTTATGAAGTGCCAAGGATGTATCTTAATCAGAAGCTTGATGATATAATTTTAGAGAAACTTAAGATAAAAAAAGCGCGCAAAGCTGACCTGAAAAAATGGGACGCGATAGTGCGCAGGATAAAAAAACCGGCGCTGGAAACTGAAATTGCGGTGGTAGGAAAATATCTTGAAGTTCAGGACGCCTACAAATCAATAAAGGAAGCCATTCTGCACGGCGGCATTGCCAATAACTGCAGAGTGAATATTAAATGGGTGGATTCTGAAACAATAGAAAAAGCGCCCGCGGCGGCAAAAGCATTAAAAGGCGTGTCCGGCATACTTGTACCGGGCGGTTTTGGCAACAGGGGAATTGAAGGCAAGATTAACGCGATTAAGTACGCAAGGGAAAATAAAGTGCCGTTTTTTGGAATATGCCTTGGAATGCAGATGGCAGTCACGGAATTCGCGCGTAATGTATTGAAATTAAAAGGCGCCAATTCCACTGAATTTGACAGGGAGACTCCGTATCCTATAATTTCTCTTTTAGAGGAACAGAAGTGCGTAAAAGATATGGGCGGTACGATGAGATTAGGTTCATACCCATGCAGGTTAAAGCCTGGCTCCAGAATCTATTCTGCGTATAAAGAAAAAGTGATATTTGAACGTCACAGGCACAGATATGAATTTAACAGCATATTTAAAGAACGTATGGAAGAAAAGGGAATGACGGTTTCGGGATTGTCGCCTGACGGGCTTTTAGCGGAAGCGGTTGAAATAAAAAACCATCCGTGGTTTGTGGCTGTCCAGTACCACCCGGAATTTAAGTCCAAACCTGTATCGCCGCACCCTCTTTTTAACGGGTTCGTAAAAGCATCCGTGGCAAAAAATAAATTTAAAAAGGCAAAAGAAATAAAGGGGTGAAGAATGGAAGAAAAGAAACCGGAACCGGTTAACAAGCAGGCGTTAGAGGCGGATATGCTGAAAATAATGCAGATGCACGACAAGTCCGCCCAGGAAAAGTATAACGCTATACAGGATCTTGCAAGAAAATACAATATGCCGCTTGAAAAGCTTTTAAAAAACATAATAACGGACTGGTGCAATGAAGACAAAGAAAAAAAGTTCAGCCAAAAAGGTAAGTTTAAAAAAATTCTTTGAACTGTCGCAGGAAGACTTTTTCTTTATAGGCGGGCCGTGCGTAATTGAAAATGAAGACATGGCTTTTAAAACCGCGTCCGCGCTTAAAGAAATCTGTTACAGTTTAAACATCCCTTTTATTTTTAAAGCGTCCTATGACAAAGCCAACAGGACTTCGGCTTCGGCGTTCAGGGGCGTGGGCATGGCAAAAGGGTTAAGGATACTTGGAAACATAAAAAAGAAGCTGTCAATTCCCGTCTTAACAGACGTGCATTCCCCGGAAGAGGCCACAGAGGCCGCGAAAGTGGTTGATGTGCTTCAGATACCCGCTTTTCTTTGCAGGCAGACAGACCTTTTAAACGCCGCGGCGGAAACGGGCATTCCGGTTAATATAAAGAAAGGGCAGTTTTTATCGCCTTATGAAGTGGAAAATATGGTTAATAAAGTCCTGGCAAAGGGCAATAAGAACATAATGCTGACTGAAAGAGGGTTTTCCTTCGGGTACAATAACCTTGTGGTGGACATGAAATCCATTGCCATAATGAAAAAACTTGGGTATCCTGTTATAATTGATGCAACGCATTCGGTTCAGCGGCCGGGCGGGGCGGGCACAAGCAGCGGCGGCGACGGCGAGTTTGTGGAAACCATAGCCAGGGCATCTGTGGCAGCGGGAGCAAACGGGCTTTTTATGGAAGTGCACCCAAGCCCGGAAAAAGCTTTAAGCGACAAAGCCACGCAGTATCCGCTTAAATCTGTTAAAAAGTTTCTTGAGGAATTAAAAAATATATTTGAGACGGTGAAAAGATGAGTAAATATGTTGGATTTGCGGACGGCGCCAGCAGCGGTAATCCGGGCGACGCGGGAATAGGCATAGTTATAAAGGAAGACGGAAAGGAAGTATTAAGGGTCTCCAAATCCATAGGGGTGGCCACCAATAACGTGGCTGAATACATGGCAATAATAAAACTTCTTGAAATGACAGATGACCTGGAAATTGACGAGATTGAGATATTCTCGGACAGCGAACTTGCGGTAAAACAGATTAACGGCGAATACAAAATAAATGACGAAAAACTGAAAGAACTTAACGCTAAAGTGCAGTCATTCAGGAGCATAACAAAATTTACCGTTACGCATGTAGGCCGTGAAAAGAACAGCGACGCGGATAAACTTGCAAAAGAGGGAAGTAAAAGAGGGAGCAAGCTGCACAATGTATGAACTTTTAACCGGCATTTTTTTTACAATATTCGCGCTTGCGGTTTACGGCATGCTTAAATACGGTTTTAATATTGTATTTGTTTATATAGGGCTGTTTTCACTTCTTATTATCGTATGGGGTATGGCTGCCGTGCTGAAAGAAAGAAAAGGGAATCAAAAAGATGAGCAGGATTGATAATGAAGCCGTCCGCAAAATGGCGGGGGCGGGTTTTAATATCTGGGATATTTTCTATGAGAAGTCCGCTTCATTAAGCATTACCTTTGAAGACAACCGTGTTGATAAAGTACAGTCGGGCCTGGATGAAGGCTTTGGGCTGCGCGGGACAAAAGGCAATAAAACATTTTATGGCTTTACCAATAATATATCCTCCGTTAAAAATGTCGCTGATACCATTGCCGGCGCGGGAAAAAATTCAGGCGCTGATTTTATATTCTCCGAAATGAAACCTTCTGTTTTTAATCCTGTTAAAATCATGCCGGATACAATATCCGTGGATGTAAAAACCTCCCTGTTAAAAGAAGTAAATGACATGATAAGGGCGGAATACAAAGGAATAAGGCAGGTAAATGCTTCTTATCTTGAAAAAATACAGGATGTGGAAATAATAAATAATAACGGGGTCCTTGTAAAAGACAGGCGCGTATACACGTCTTTTATTGTTTTTGTAATTGCGGCAAGGGAAAACAGAATAGAGACCGCGCACGCGGTAATATCGGGACATGCGGGATTTGAAGTGCTTGATAAAGATACAGTTTTCAGCAGGGCTAAAGATGCCGCGGGGCTTGCGGTATCAATGCTTGATACTGACAGAAAGATAGCGGGACAGATGCCCGTGATACTGTCTTCAACAGCCGGCGGCACAATGATACATGAAGCTGTGGGCCATTCGCTGGAAGCCGATCTTGTGCAGAAAGATATGTCTGAATATAAGGGCAGAATGGGGCAGAAGGTAAGTTCGCCCCTTATCACGGTTATTGATGACGCGACCCTTACAAACAAGCGCGGGTCTTTCTCGTTTGATGATGAAGGCACTCCCGCGCAGAAAACAGTCCTTATAGAAAACGGAATACTTAAAAACTTTATGTATGACAGGGAAACCGCGGCCAAAGACAATACGCAGTCCACGGGCAACGGGCGTAGGGAATCTTACAGGTTCCGCCCCATACCAAGGATGCGCAATACCATGATAGCGCCCGGTAACGGCAGCCCGCAAGATTTGATAAATGATACCAAAGAAGGTATTTTTGTAAAAAGAATGGGCGGGGGGCAGGTAAATACTGTTACCGGCGAGTTTATTTTTGAAGTCAAAGAGGGCTATTTAATAGAAAATGGAAAAGTAACTGTTCCCGTCAGAAACGCCACGTTAATGGGAAAAGGCGCGGACGTTATAAATTCAATTGACGCTGTCTGTAATGATATAGGGTTTGATGTGGGCACCTGCGGGAAAGACGGGCAGGGAGTTCCGGTTTCTGACGCCCAACCCACACTGCGTATTCCAAAGCTGCTGGTGGGAAGTAAGTAGTACTGGTAGAGGCTTGGATGCTTGGAAGGTTAGATGCTCGGTTTAGAACTGGTAGGCGCGGGTCTTTAGCCCGCGGTAGTTGAAATTAGTGTTTGGTCTGGTTCTGGTAGGCGCACCCTTTTAGGGTGCGGCAGTTAGTATTTATTTATTGGTTAAATGGATAACAGTTTATGGGATAAGTTCTTTACCGTAATCATTTCCCCCCTATTTTACGTCAAATAATCAGGTAAAGATTAAAAGTGGACATCATAATTTTGGTATGTTACATTATTAATGCTTTAAAAAACACGGAGGAAATTGATGAAAAAGTTCATGATATTGGCTGCGGCAGTTGTGTTTTCAACAGTTTCTGTGGTATATTCGGCCGATTCTGCAGGCAATACCTGTAACACAGCTGCGGAATTATCATCAAGTTTTTATCCTATAGGGCTTAATAATATCCTTTATCTTAAAGGGTATAAAAAAGACAATCCGTCAAAAGAAATGTTTATTAAAGCAGAGGTTATAAAAATAGAAAAAAAAGATGGTAATGATTATTACTATTTTTTCGCGCCGCAGGTAGGGGTAAGGTATCTTGTAAGGGAGACACAGGAAGGTATTGAAATGAGAGTTATAAAGTATCCATTTCCTTTTTTTGGATTTTCAATAGAAGTGGATCTTAAACCCGCGATGACCTTTCTTAAGTATCCGCTTAAGGTGGGTGAAAAGTGGAATTATAAGGGGAAAGCTGAAGCCACTGTACTTTTTATAAAATTAGGAAGGGAAATAAGCACGGATTTTGAGATTGTCTCAAAAGAAACCATAAAGCTTCCTGCCGGGGAATTTGAAGCGTATCATATCACGGCAAAAGTGGATGAAGGCGACGGAAAAGGTATTCATACAGAAAAGTACTGGTATGCCAAAGGTTTGGGGTATTCCAGGGCGGATACAAGCGGACACTTTGCGGAACTTGTGGGTTATAAGATTTTTGATGAAAAAACAGGCAAATTTGCCGAAAAGATACCTGACGGGGTGGAAAAATATGAATAAGTTTAAAGCGGTTGTTATAACCGCATCGTTATTTCTTTTTCTTTTATCAGGCTGTTCTTTAAAGCGGACAATTGTTAATTCCACGGGCCTTATAATGGATGATGTAGAGGGCGCTTTTTATGAAGAAAACGATATTTTATTCGCCCAAGCCGCTATCCCCGGCAATTTAAAACTGCTGGACGGCCTTATAAGAGGTTCAAACCATGAAAATGAAAGCCTTTTAATAAAGGGAAGCAAACTTTACGGTATGTATGCCATGGCTTTTCTTGAAGACGCCACGGCGGATAAAAAGGCTGACAGGGAAAATATGGCAAGGGCAAAAAATTTTTATAAACGCGCCAGGGATTATGGTATGGCGGCGCTGCTGAAGAATAACGATTTTAAAAAAGCGCAGGAAGGTAATTATGATGACTTTAAAAGTTCGCTTCAGGCGTTTGGAAAAAATGACGTAGAGCCGTTATTTTGGACGGCTTTTTCCTGGGGCAGTTTTGTTAATTTAAGCAAGAACTCGCCTATGGATATCGCGGACCTGCCCAAAGTAAAGGCTATGATAGAGCGCGTAATAGAGATAGACGACACTTATTTTTACGGACTGCCGCACCTTTTTATGATAGTTTATTACAGCATGCCTAAAATGTTCGGCGGCGATACGGACCTTGCAAAGAAAGAATATGACAGGGTAAAAGAGATATCAGGCGCTAAACTTGCGCTTGTTGAAGTTTATATGGCAAAACATTACGCGGTGCAGTTACAGGACAGGGCGCTTTTTGACACCTTCATTGAAGCTGTAAATAATACCGATGATGATGTAATACCTGAAAAGATGTTCACGAAAGTAGCTAAGAAAAAAGCGGCGGTCATGGCTGAAAGGGCCGATCAGCTGTTTTAAAAGGAGGTTTTATCATGAAAAAGTTAACTTTAGTTATCCTGTCATTGCTTTTAACCGCCGGGGTTTTCGCGGCAGAGAAAAAAATTATTATTAAGTTCGCGTCGGTTGCGCCGGACGGTTCCACATGGATGAATATAATGGAAGAATTTGCCGAAGAAGTGACAGAAAAGACCGGCGGGGCTGTGGAATTTAAATTCTATCCCGGCGGCGTAAGCGGCGATGAAAAAGACGTTCTGCGTAAGATGAAGATAAACCAGATAAACGCGGCAGGCTTTACATCACAGGGTCTTGGAGAAGTCGTAAAAGAAGTAAGGCTTTTAAACCTTCCTTTCATATTTAACACATATAAACAGATAGACCATGTGATGGCAAAAATGTCCCCTTTCTTTGAGGCGGAATATCAGAAAAAAGGGTACACGGTGCTTGGCTGGCCGGAAGTTGGTTTTGCGTATGTATTCAGCAAGGATAAGGTTGAATCGCTTGCGGATTTTAGGAAAGTTAAGATGTGGATCTGGGGCGATGACCAGCTGGTGAATTCACTCTTTAAAAATATCGGGATTGTACCCATACCGCTTGCGCTGTCAGATGTTAATCAGTCCCTGCAGACCGGGCTTATTGAAGGGGTTTACGGTTCGCCGCTTTCCGCGATAGCAATGCAGTGGAATACCAGCGTAAAGAATATGCTTGATATAAAAGTGGCAAACGTACCCGGCGGGATTCTGATAAATAATAAAACATGGTCGGCTTTGACTGATGAACAGAAAAAAATAATAAAAGATGCCGGAAAAAAACACTTCACAAAACTTACGGCAGCAAGCCGCAAAGAGAATGAAGAGGCGATAGCGGCCCTGAAAAAAACAGGGACAAAAATATCCGCTATTAAAGGGCAGGAAGATATAAAAGTGCTTGATGAAGTGGCTATTAAGACGGCAAATGACCTTGTTGGAAAATTCTACACAAAGGCACAGCTTGATGAAATGCTTGGTTATATTGAGGAAGCAAAAAAAGAAGAAAAGGTAAAATAATAATTGAAATTTTTAAGAAGTTTAAATTATAACGTTTACAGGATCCTTAAAGCTGTGGTGGTGACCCTTTTTATACTGCTGCTTGCTTTTTCCGCCATGCAGGTAATTCTGCGCCTTGTTTTTAAAACAGGCATACCCAATGCGGAATCGCTTTCAAGGTATCTTGTCCTTTGGGTAAGCTTTTTGGGCGCTTCGCTTGCCGCGTTTAAACACCGTCACATCAACCTTGATATTTTAAGCAAATACCTTAAAAAAATAAATCCCGGCCTTGTGGGTGTTATTATCAGCACGGCAGCCACGGTTATTCTTGGGTTCCTTTCCTGGGCCGGAGTGGTTTTTATCTTAAATGAAATGCCTGACTCGCAGAAAATATTTTTTATACCTGTATGGGTTATGGAATCCGTAATACCGTTGACGTTTATTGTAATGATGTTTATCTATTTTCAGGGTATTTTTGACAGCGTAAAAATCATGCGCAAGGCGGTTAAAAAATGACCGCGGCTATAATAGGGATAACGGCGGTATTACTTGCCATAGTGGGAATGCCTTTATTTCTGGTTTTCGCGGGGCTGGCTGTGGCGCTTTTTATAATGGCGGGAATAGACACATCTGCCGTTATTATAGAAATAAGCAGAATGGCCGCTTCTCCCGTGCTTATTGCAATTCCGCTTTTCACTTTTGCGGGTTATCTGCTGGCTGAAAGCGGCACTCCCAAAAGGCTAATTAAACTAACCCGCGCGCTTGTGGGTTCCATAAAGGGCGGCACCGCTATTGTGGCTTTATTTGTCTGCGCTTTTTTCACCTCTTTTTCCGGCGCGTCAGGCGTAACCATTATCGCGTTGGGCGGAATTCTGTACCCGATGCTTATAAAGGATAAATATCCGCAGAACTTCTCGCTGGGGCTTTTAACCACGTCGGGCAGCCTGGGGCTTTTATTCCCGCCAAGCCTGCTGCTTATACTCTATGGTGTAATTGCAAACGTAAGCATATCAAAACTTTTCATAGCCGGTATAATTCCCGGCGCTATATTAATCCTTCTTATGTCGTTATGGTCTTTAAAACAGGGAGCGGTGCTTGATAATACAGAGCCGTTTGAATGGGGCAAACTGATAAGCGCTTTAAAAGAGACCGCGTGGGAAATTCCGCTTCCGTTTGTGGTAATCGGCGGTATTTACAGCGGAACATTTACGGCGTCAGAAGCCGCCATATTAACCACCGCGTACGCCTTCATAATAGAGGTTTTTATATATAAGGATTTATCTTTAACACGCGACATTCCAAGGATAATAAGGTCAAGTATGATAGTGGTGGGCGGGATATTTGTAATACTTGGCGCCGCTATGGGCTTTACCAATTACCTTGTGGATGAACAGGTTCCCATGCAGATTCTTGACTGGTTAAGGACTTATGTGCACGAAAAGTGGCTGTTTCTTCTTCTGTTGAACATATTTCTTATAATTGTGGGAGCTGTGCTGGATGTTTTTTCGGCATTAATTGTTGTATTGCCCTTAATGCTGCCCATTGCAAAGGAATTCGGCATAGATCCCGTGCATATGGCTATTATATTTTTGGCTAACCTTGAAATAGGGTACAACGCGCCGCCGGCGGGTTTAAACTTGTTTATAGCGTCTTTCAGGTTCAGAAAACCCGTGCTTACGCTTGCAAAGGCAACACTGCCTTTTCTTGCCATGCTTATTATAGGGCTTATGCTTATAACGTATATTCCGGATTTAAGCCTTGTGCTTATAAGGATTTTTAACGTACAGTAAAAAGGGTATT encodes:
- a CDS encoding TRAP transporter small permease subunit, which gives rise to MKFLRSLNYNVYRILKAVVVTLFILLLAFSAMQVILRLVFKTGIPNAESLSRYLVLWVSFLGASLAAFKHRHINLDILSKYLKKINPGLVGVIISTAATVILGFLSWAGVVFILNEMPDSQKIFFIPVWVMESVIPLTFIVMMFIYFQGIFDSVKIMRKAVKK
- a CDS encoding TldD/PmbA family protein produces the protein MSRIDNEAVRKMAGAGFNIWDIFYEKSASLSITFEDNRVDKVQSGLDEGFGLRGTKGNKTFYGFTNNISSVKNVADTIAGAGKNSGADFIFSEMKPSVFNPVKIMPDTISVDVKTSLLKEVNDMIRAEYKGIRQVNASYLEKIQDVEIINNNGVLVKDRRVYTSFIVFVIAARENRIETAHAVISGHAGFEVLDKDTVFSRAKDAAGLAVSMLDTDRKIAGQMPVILSSTAGGTMIHEAVGHSLEADLVQKDMSEYKGRMGQKVSSPLITVIDDATLTNKRGSFSFDDEGTPAQKTVLIENGILKNFMYDRETAAKDNTQSTGNGRRESYRFRPIPRMRNTMIAPGNGSPQDLINDTKEGIFVKRMGGGQVNTVTGEFIFEVKEGYLIENGKVTVPVRNATLMGKGADVINSIDAVCNDIGFDVGTCGKDGQGVPVSDAQPTLRIPKLLVGSK
- the dctP gene encoding TRAP transporter substrate-binding protein DctP translates to MKKLTLVILSLLLTAGVFAAEKKIIIKFASVAPDGSTWMNIMEEFAEEVTEKTGGAVEFKFYPGGVSGDEKDVLRKMKINQINAAGFTSQGLGEVVKEVRLLNLPFIFNTYKQIDHVMAKMSPFFEAEYQKKGYTVLGWPEVGFAYVFSKDKVESLADFRKVKMWIWGDDQLVNSLFKNIGIVPIPLALSDVNQSLQTGLIEGVYGSPLSAIAMQWNTSVKNMLDIKVANVPGGILINNKTWSALTDEQKKIIKDAGKKHFTKLTAASRKENEEAIAALKKTGTKISAIKGQEDIKVLDEVAIKTANDLVGKFYTKAQLDEMLGYIEEAKKEEKVK
- a CDS encoding TRAP transporter large permease subunit, with the protein product MTAAIIGITAVLLAIVGMPLFLVFAGLAVALFIMAGIDTSAVIIEISRMAASPVLIAIPLFTFAGYLLAESGTPKRLIKLTRALVGSIKGGTAIVALFVCAFFTSFSGASGVTIIALGGILYPMLIKDKYPQNFSLGLLTTSGSLGLLFPPSLLLILYGVIANVSISKLFIAGIIPGAILILLMSLWSLKQGAVLDNTEPFEWGKLISALKETAWEIPLPFVVIGGIYSGTFTASEAAILTTAYAFIIEVFIYKDLSLTRDIPRIIRSSMIVVGGIFVILGAAMGFTNYLVDEQVPMQILDWLRTYVHEKWLFLLLLNIFLIIVGAVLDVFSALIVVLPLMLPIAKEFGIDPVHMAIIFLANLEIGYNAPPAGLNLFIASFRFRKPVLTLAKATLPFLAMLIIGLMLITYIPDLSLVLIRIFNVQ